TTTGAACTGCTCTGTCTCATCTTCTCCGTCGCGCTTTCAGTACTACTTGGTCCAAATTTTGCAACTGGTTCTTCAATTGGAGTATGCTATGGAATGGTGGCCAATGATTTGCCACCACCAAGAGAAGTTATTGATATGTACAAATTGAATCAAATCGGACGAATGAGACTCTATGATCCAAACCCAGAAGCATTAGAGGCCCTTCGCAATTCTGGCATCGAAGTCCTAGTTGGAGTCAGGAATGAGGATCTTCAACAACTTGCAGGCTCTTACTCTGCTGCTGAGAACTGGATGGCAACATACATTACGCCTTATTCACTGCAAGTCCAGTTTCGATACATAGTTGTTGGCAATGAGGTCTTCCCAGGAAACTCTGCCCGGTATGTCCTCCCAGCAATGCAAAACTTGCAAAATGCATTGAGCTTTGGAGACATTAAGGTCAGCACTTCAATTGCAACATCAGTCTTAGGTGTATCTTACCCTCCTTCAGCTGGAGCCTTTTCTCAAGACACCATAGAGTATATGGTGCCTATTGCTCAATACCTCAACAACATTGGTGCACCTTTATTAGCCAACGTGTACCCTTATTTTGCCTACATTGGAGACCCAATTGACATTTCACTGCCTTATGCATTGTTCACTTCTGAGACGGTCGTTGTGACAGATGGTGGTTTAAGTTATGATAACCTGCTTGACACCATGGTGGATGCATTATATGCAGCATTGGAGAAAGCAGGTGCGCCCCAAGTCCAAGTGGTGGTGTCTGAGACAGGCTGGCCCTCCAATGGGAATGGAGAGGTGACAACACCCGAGAATGCTCAAATCTACAATTCTAACCTAATAAGCCATGTGTTATCGTCCCGTGGAACTCCAAGGCGGCCGGGGAACTCCACAGAGAGTTACTTGTTTGCCATGTTTAATGAGAACATGAAGCCTGGTGCAGCAGTGGAGCAACACTGGGGTCTCTTTTATCCAAACAAGAGCCAAGTTTATCCTATCAATTTCCCAGTAAAAACACTAGAGCACAAAACTTGGTTTCAGAAACTTATGCAATGGATTATACAATCAGCTGAAAGTGCATTTGGAAAGCATATTTATGGTCATAATTAGAATGTGATATCTCCAAAtaatgttaaatttttttaaataaaaatattagtcACTAgtctgagtttctttatgtGTTATCCAATTTGACTCTCTTGTTTTCGTTTGGAATGTTTTGACTTGAGAATTGATGATGCAATTGATACAGGCTTGGGAGATTGCTAAGCAACGATCCagcatttaaaatttttaaaaaataataaaagaatacttctcccgacgaaatttcgtcggcacaTATTTATGCCGgcaaaatttgccggattaggtttcctCCGACGAAAAAACCtctgccgacgaaatttcgtcgagAGAggtctttttgaaaaaaataaatataaacttaggatgtttaggttaattaattttttaaaattttattgttactaattaaataacatatttgcctaatttaattagtgaaattagtaattatattttaattattatttatttagtgaataattagtattagatttattaattaacttcatgaattatattacttaataaatagtaattcaatttttccttttacttttttcctttaatattcactaagtaaaacataactactaatcaaagtaattgaAAAGAGAGCTACTTAAAGGGTATAGCTGCGCGGCGggacttttaaaatattatactaTTCGGAGTACAGCcccgcggctatactttgaaGATATTCTTTTGAGGTGCCTTTTAGGAACACACAACATCGAAAATCCACAATCCTATAAGgtctttattaaaatttaaaaaaaaaaaaaaaaaaaagcactaCGATGGTTTGGTAAGTGTGGCTAACATTGGAGAGTTGGGGTAATGGGCTCGGCTATAGGCTCGGCTTTGGATTTGGctctaattaataaaaattatattaatcaaagacttgggccttggggctcttgggctttggagaaatttaattaagacacccaaacgagAACAAGcatgtaacatcccacattgACCAACGAAGAgagggtgatgtgccttatatgtacatgcccgtCTCCAGCTAGCACGAGGcattttgggagctcactggcttcggagtcatgggaactctgaagttaagctagttggggctagagcaatcccaagatggatgacccactgggaagtgcTCGTGAGTTCtcataaacaaaaccatgaGGGTAAAGAGGGGGgtccaaagcggacaatatcatgctacggcggagccgatccctgGATGTGACATAGCAATTAATTGTTTTCGTTTTTGACATATCCTTTCgatttaaatttgaatgaaattagGTTTGAAAATTgcacaaaataattcaaaataattaattactatttattgaGCAATTTAGGAAATAAGtaacatatttaaatattcaataaagaaataataattaaaacataattactaattaaagtaattcaaaaaggataagatatttgAGGAAGTTGGGCAAAAGAaagagtaaagaaactaattatatatttttaaaaaataataaaagaacacTTCttccgacgaaatttcgtcggcacagGTCTATGCCGGCAATATTTGCCGAAATAggtttcccccgacgaaaaAACCTCTGCCGACGAAagttcgtcgggagaggtatttttgaaaaaaataaatataaacttaggatgttcaggtcaattaattttttaaaattttattgttactaattaaataacatatttgcctaatttaattagtgaaattagtaattatattttaattattatttatttagtgaataattagtattagatttattaattaactttatgaattatattacttaataaatagtaattcaatttttcctttttcttttttcctttaatattcactaagtaaaacataactactaatcaaagtaattgaAAAGAGAGCTACttaaagggtatagccgcgtggtggaacttttaaaatattctattattTGGAGTACAGCcccgcggctatactttgaaGATATTCTTTTGAGGTGCCTTTTAGGAACACACAACATCGAAATTCCACAATCCTATAAGATCTTTATAAAACGATGGTTTGGTAAGTGTGGTTAACATTGGAGAGTTGGGGTAATGGGCTCGGCTATAGGCTCGTCTTTGGATTTGGCGCtgattaataaaaattatattaatcaaAGACTTGGGCCTTGGAGCTCTTGGGCTTtagagaaatttaattaagacacccaaacaagaacaagcaattaattatttttcgttTTTGACATATCCTTTCgatttaaatttgaatgaaattatatttgaaaattgcacaaaataattcaaaataattaattactatttattgaGCAATTTAGGAAATAAGtaacatatttaaatattcaataaagaaataataattaaaacataattactaattaaagtaattcaaaaaggataagatatttAAGGAAGTTgggcaaaagaaaaagtaaagaaactaattatatatttttaaaattaaaaattaaaaaaaatactaaaagaACACTTCTCCCGACGATTTTTCGTTGGCACAggtctatgccgacaaaatttgcctgATTAGGTTTTCCCCGACGAAAAAAcctatgccgacgaaatttcgtcgggaaaggtctttttgaaaaaaaataaatataaacttaggatgtttaggttaattagttttttaaaattttattgttagtaattaaataacatatttgcctcatttaattagtgaaattagtaattatattttaattattatttatttagtgaataattagtattagatttattaattaacttcatgaattatattacttaataaatagtaattcaatttttcctttttctttttttctttaatattcactaagtaaaacataactactaatcaaagtaattgaAAAGAGAGCTACttaaaaggtatagccgcgcggcaggacttttaaaatattctactATTCGGAGTACAGCcccgcggctatactttgaaGATATTCTTTTGAGGTACCTTTTAGGAACATACAACATCGAAAATCCACAATCCTATAAGgtctttataaaataaaaaataaaataaaaaataaaataaaaaagcactACGATGGTTTGGTAAGTGTGGTTAACATTGGAGAGTTGAGGTAATAGTCTGGGCTATAGGGTTGACTTTGGATTTGGCGCtgattaataaaaattatattaataaaagACTTGGGCCTTAAGGCTCTTGGGCTTTGgagaaatttttaattaaaacaccTAAACGAGAACAATCAATTAATTGTTTTCGTTTTTGACATATCCttttgatttaaatttgaatgaaattagGTTTGAAAAttccacaaaataattcaaaataattaattactatctATTGAGCAATTTAGGAAATAAGtaacatatttaaatattcaataaagaaataataattaaaacataattactaattaaagtaattcaaaaaggataagatatttgAGGAAGTTgggcaaaagaaaaagtaaagaaactaattatatattttaaaatttaaaatttaaaaataaaaataaaacaacactTCTCCGATaaaatttcgtcggcacaaGTCTATGCTGgcaaaatttgccggattaggttttccCCGACGAAAAAacctttgccgacgaaatttcgtcgggcgAGAGGtctttctaaaaaaaaataattataaactTGACTCTCCCAAAAAGAGGATCAACATTACTAACCTCACAAATTTGGAACATTTCATTGCAAGAGGAAACTCATCGACTCTCAAAACTAGTCGAGACTGGCTTCCTCCTTTTCAACTTCAGCGCATATGGTTGGACTACTGGCACCTAGGGCCAGACTTTCCAATGTGGCTTCGGAAGCAAACACAATTGGTGGTTCTAAGTCTACCAAATACGGGAATTTCAGATACCATCCCGACTTGGTTTTCGAACATGTCTTCCCAGTTGTTGTCTCTAAATCTGTCTCACAACCAACTGTATGGGGAGATTCAAAACATAGTTGGCAGGCTTCGTCATCAATTGACCTAAGTTCTAACCAATTCACCGGTTCGTTACCTTTGGTTTCCTCCACAGCACTAGATCTTTcgaattcatcattttctggAT
The Prunus dulcis chromosome 2, ALMONDv2, whole genome shotgun sequence DNA segment above includes these coding regions:
- the LOC117618412 gene encoding glucan endo-1,3-beta-glucosidase-like: MATNFELLCLIFSVALSVLLGPNFATGSSIGVCYGMVANDLPPPREVIDMYKLNQIGRMRLYDPNPEALEALRNSGIEVLVGVRNEDLQQLAGSYSAAENWMATYITPYSLQVQFRYIVVGNEVFPGNSARYVLPAMQNLQNALSFGDIKVSTSIATSVLGVSYPPSAGAFSQDTIEYMVPIAQYLNNIGAPLLANVYPYFAYIGDPIDISLPYALFTSETVVVTDGGLSYDNLLDTMVDALYAALEKAGAPQVQVVVSETGWPSNGNGEVTTPENAQIYNSNLISHVLSSRGTPRRPGNSTESYLFAMFNENMKPGAAVEQHWGLFYPNKSQVYPINFPVKTLEHKTWFQKLMQWIIQSAESAFGKHIYGHN